TGACCGCTCTTGAGCTTTGGATGGCTAAGGCGGTCATTCTTTTGTATTGAGTCCCAATAATAAACATCAATGGGACATCAGATATACAAGTACTACTGATGATTCTTTTATACACCTTTCTATAACTCAAGGTGATAATGGAATCATGGGGAACAGCGAAAAGTTTGAAATTAACGGTAATAAAGCTGAATTTCAAGAAAACGAAAAATTCATCACGTTATCCTGGAAGCATAAAGGAGTTAGTTATTTCTTAATTGCACGCACATCTGATAAATTATCTAAAGATAAGTAAGTTTGCTAGCTCTATTAAATAAAATCCCCCGAAAAGGGGGTATTTTTAAATATGTGGGTTGTTAATATCGTTACGCACTTCATTCAAATACGTCTCTGTATACATAATTTGAGAGCTGCTTAATTCTTTCGGAATCGTCTTTTTCCGTTTTTTCACTTGGTCATAAATCACAGCAAACGTCATCAAACCACCAACAATCGTTAAAAGGAAG
This sequence is a window from Brevibacillus composti. Protein-coding genes within it:
- a CDS encoding DUF4367 domain-containing protein, which codes for MGNSEKFEINGNKAEFQENEKFITLSWKHKGVSYFLIARTSDKLSKDK